One part of the Clostridium thermosuccinogenes genome encodes these proteins:
- a CDS encoding adenine phosphoribosyltransferase, protein MDLKAKLRHVMDFPKEGVDFIDITTVLQDAEAFRQALDEMKKRALGFGDFDMVVGPESRGFVFGTPLAYALGKGFVPIRKKGKLPYKTISVEYQLEYGTDILEIHEDAIKPGQKVVIVDDLLATGGTIESNIKLVEKLGGQVAGLVFFIELEFLKGREKLKGYNVESVVKF, encoded by the coding sequence ATGGATCTAAAAGCAAAGTTAAGGCATGTAATGGATTTTCCTAAGGAAGGCGTCGATTTTATTGATATCACTACGGTTCTTCAGGACGCAGAGGCATTCAGGCAGGCTTTGGATGAAATGAAAAAGAGGGCTTTGGGCTTCGGAGACTTTGACATGGTAGTAGGCCCGGAATCCAGAGGATTTGTATTCGGAACGCCTCTGGCTTATGCCCTGGGAAAAGGTTTTGTGCCTATCCGGAAGAAAGGTAAGCTGCCTTACAAGACCATCAGCGTTGAGTACCAGTTGGAGTATGGCACCGATATATTGGAGATACATGAGGATGCAATAAAACCTGGGCAGAAGGTTGTAATCGTTGATGATCTTCTGGCCACCGGAGGCACTATAGAATCAAATATAAAACTGGTTGAGAAATTAGGCGGCCAGGTGGCAGGCCTTGTATTTTTTATTGAGTTGGAATTCCTGAAGGGAAGAGAAAAGCTTAAAGGCTATAACGTAGAATCAGTGGTGAAGTTCTAA
- a CDS encoding RelA/SpoT family protein, whose protein sequence is MSDGYSRLIEKIKENKLNCDLSIIEKAYNFSKAAHEGQHRESGEPYIVHPLEVAGILAELELDCTSIVAAILHDIIEDTAYTSEQLRENFGDEVVMLVEGVTKLGKIPYTTKEEQQAENLRKMFLAMSKDIRVILIKLADRLHNMRTLKYKAPEKQTEIAKETIEIYAPLAHRLGISKIKWELEDISLRYLDPQGYYDLVDKIAKKRKEREAYITQITETLSVKIKELGIEGAQVDGRPKHFYSIYKKMKTKHKTLEEIYDLFAVRVIVNSVQDCYAVLGLVHELYKPIPGRFKDYIAMPKPNMYQSLHNTLLGPEGIPFEIQIRTWEMHRVAEVGIAAHWKYKDGGGTNSTELDKKLTWLKQLMELQKDMRDAKEFIDNLKIDLFADEVFVFTPKGDVISLPVDSTPIDFAYSIHSAIGNKMMGAKVNGKLEPLSYKLKNGDIIEILTSSSIHGPSRDWLKIAKSSQARNKINQWFKKEKREENLLRGKELVEKELKKQGLTFSQLFKAEWVDILLKKYNFNTLDDLLAGIGYGAVTAAKIITRLKEEYKKTLKPEEIEALGLDSAVQVRPEQKKKAVPENGIIVKGIENCLVRLSRCCNPVPGDDIIGYITRGRGVSVHRRDCSNMVNIMENDDRLIEVSWYTSSNVSYKADITVMANDRTELLMEITNVIGEAKIPLKAINARTTRDQVAVMNLTLEITNTEQLDNIIKKLKKVKSVFEVTRNKQ, encoded by the coding sequence ATGAGTGACGGGTACAGCCGGTTGATTGAAAAGATTAAAGAAAACAAATTAAATTGCGATCTCAGCATAATAGAAAAAGCCTACAACTTTTCCAAGGCTGCCCATGAGGGTCAGCACAGGGAATCCGGCGAGCCATATATCGTTCATCCCTTGGAGGTAGCCGGCATTCTTGCCGAGCTGGAACTGGACTGCACATCAATTGTTGCCGCCATACTTCACGATATCATTGAGGATACTGCGTATACATCGGAGCAGCTTAGAGAAAACTTCGGGGATGAAGTTGTCATGCTGGTGGAAGGCGTTACAAAGCTGGGCAAAATTCCTTATACAACCAAGGAGGAGCAGCAGGCTGAAAACCTAAGGAAGATGTTCCTTGCCATGTCGAAGGATATAAGGGTCATCCTTATCAAATTGGCGGACAGGCTCCACAACATGAGAACTTTGAAGTACAAAGCACCGGAAAAGCAGACGGAGATTGCTAAGGAAACCATTGAAATATATGCGCCTTTAGCTCACAGGCTTGGTATATCCAAGATTAAGTGGGAGCTGGAGGATATAAGCTTAAGATATTTGGACCCCCAGGGCTATTATGATCTGGTGGACAAGATTGCCAAAAAGAGGAAAGAACGGGAAGCTTATATCACCCAGATAACCGAGACCCTTAGCGTTAAAATCAAGGAACTCGGCATAGAAGGCGCCCAGGTGGACGGCAGGCCGAAGCATTTCTACAGCATTTACAAAAAGATGAAAACAAAGCATAAGACTTTGGAAGAAATATATGACCTTTTTGCCGTGAGGGTTATTGTCAACTCGGTACAGGACTGCTATGCGGTACTGGGTTTGGTGCACGAACTGTACAAGCCCATACCAGGAAGATTCAAGGATTATATAGCCATGCCCAAGCCTAACATGTACCAGTCCCTGCACAACACGCTGCTGGGTCCGGAGGGAATACCTTTTGAGATTCAGATAAGGACATGGGAAATGCACAGGGTAGCTGAGGTAGGTATAGCAGCCCACTGGAAATATAAGGATGGTGGCGGGACCAACAGTACGGAGCTGGATAAGAAGTTGACATGGCTCAAACAACTCATGGAATTGCAAAAGGACATGAGGGACGCCAAAGAGTTTATCGACAATCTGAAAATCGACCTGTTTGCCGACGAGGTGTTTGTTTTCACACCCAAAGGCGATGTTATAAGCCTTCCGGTAGATTCTACGCCCATAGATTTTGCATATTCGATACACAGTGCCATCGGCAACAAAATGATGGGAGCAAAAGTTAATGGAAAGCTTGAGCCGCTGAGTTATAAGCTGAAAAATGGCGATATCATAGAGATCCTCACATCCTCCAGTATACACGGACCAAGCCGTGATTGGCTTAAGATTGCCAAAAGTTCCCAGGCTAGAAACAAGATAAACCAGTGGTTCAAAAAGGAGAAAAGGGAAGAAAACCTGCTAAGGGGCAAGGAGCTGGTGGAAAAGGAGCTCAAAAAGCAGGGCCTCACTTTCAGCCAGCTGTTTAAAGCTGAGTGGGTGGATATTCTTCTTAAAAAATACAATTTCAACACTCTGGATGATCTTCTGGCCGGGATTGGATACGGTGCTGTTACCGCAGCCAAGATAATTACACGGCTGAAAGAGGAATATAAAAAGACACTAAAGCCTGAAGAAATTGAGGCATTAGGTCTGGATAGCGCTGTTCAGGTGCGCCCTGAGCAAAAGAAAAAGGCTGTGCCCGAAAACGGCATTATTGTAAAAGGAATAGAAAACTGCCTGGTGAGGCTGTCAAGATGCTGCAACCCAGTTCCAGGCGACGATATAATAGGCTATATTACCCGGGGAAGGGGAGTTTCGGTTCACAGAAGGGATTGCTCCAACATGGTGAACATCATGGAAAACGATGACCGGCTTATCGAAGTAAGCTGGTATACATCGTCCAATGTTTCGTATAAAGCTGATATTACTGTCATGGCCAACGACAGGACGGAGCTTTTGATGGAGATAACGAATGTTATCGGAGAAGCGAAAATACCCCTTAAGGCTATCAACGCCAGGACTACCAGAGACCAGGTAGCCGTAATGAACCTTACCCTGGAGATAACAAATACCGAACAGCTGGATAATATAATTAAAAAGCTGAAAAAGGTCAAGAGCGTATTTGAAGTGACCAGAAACAAGCAATAA
- the dtd gene encoding D-aminoacyl-tRNA deacylase — MRAVVQRVSKAGVSVEGQEIGRIGKGIVVLLGVGLDDTEQDVEYLADKIVNLRIFEDENGKMNISLMDIKGELLIVSQFTLYGDCRKGKRPSYDKAARPERAKELYDKFVERCKLYGLKVESGKFQAEMMVEIFNDGPVTLLLDSSRNF, encoded by the coding sequence ATGCGTGCTGTAGTACAGAGGGTTTCAAAAGCCGGCGTATCAGTGGAAGGACAGGAAATAGGCCGGATTGGCAAAGGTATTGTTGTTCTGCTGGGAGTCGGACTGGATGATACTGAACAAGATGTAGAATATTTAGCTGATAAAATTGTAAACTTAAGGATTTTTGAAGATGAAAACGGCAAAATGAACATTTCCCTGATGGACATTAAAGGGGAGCTGCTTATCGTATCCCAATTCACTTTATATGGCGACTGCAGAAAAGGAAAAAGGCCGAGCTATGACAAGGCGGCAAGACCGGAAAGAGCAAAAGAGCTGTACGATAAATTTGTGGAACGCTGCAAACTTTACGGCCTGAAGGTGGAATCGGGTAAATTTCAAGCGGAGATGATGGTCGAGATATTCAATGATGGCCCTGTTACCCTGCTTTTGGATAGCAGCAGGAATTTTTAA
- a CDS encoding MBL fold metallo-hydrolase — MIFKCLPTGMFGSNCYIIGDKGEGAIIDPGVETSEILDAAEREGLKIKYIILTHAHIDHICSVDEVREKTGAKVVVHEADIPALNDPRLNVSHYTGQGRTFKAADMQVRDGDIIKAGDMVLEIIHTPGHTPGGICIKTGNMVFTGDTLFKMSVGRTDLGRGNMDQLIHSIKNKLLTLPDETVVYPGHGEPTTIGDEKRSNPFI, encoded by the coding sequence ATGATTTTTAAATGCTTGCCCACTGGAATGTTTGGATCAAATTGCTATATAATCGGCGACAAGGGAGAGGGCGCAATTATCGATCCGGGAGTAGAAACCAGTGAGATACTGGATGCTGCAGAAAGAGAAGGTCTTAAGATCAAATATATTATCCTAACCCATGCCCATATTGACCATATATGCTCAGTAGATGAGGTGCGGGAAAAGACAGGTGCCAAAGTGGTGGTGCATGAGGCAGATATTCCTGCGCTCAACGATCCTCGGCTTAACGTGTCCCACTATACGGGTCAGGGAAGAACTTTCAAGGCTGCTGACATGCAGGTCAGGGATGGGGATATCATAAAGGCCGGAGACATGGTGTTGGAAATAATCCACACCCCGGGACATACTCCGGGAGGTATATGTATAAAGACAGGAAATATGGTTTTTACCGGGGATACACTTTTCAAAATGTCGGTGGGAAGGACCGACCTTGGCAGAGGGAATATGGATCAGCTTATCCATTCCATAAAAAACAAGCTTTTAACCCTGCCGGATGAGACAGTTGTCTACCCGGGGCATGGAGAACCTACCACCATAGGAGACGAGAAGCGGAGCAACCCGTTTATTTAA
- the msrB gene encoding peptide-methionine (R)-S-oxide reductase MsrB, with protein MDNKKVKVIYLAGGCFWGTEKYLSQIYGVLETEVGYANGNTENPTYEDVCHKNTGHAETVKVLYDPEKISLEFLLQLFYDSIDPTSINHQGGDWGTQYRTGIYYVDEEDREIIQKSIDELQKKYKKKIAIQVQPLENYYPAEEYHQKYLDKNPSGYCHISRDKFEKARQAREIPVKYEPLSKDALKNKLSELQYNVTQNAATEPPFENEYYDNFEEGIYVDITTGEPLFSSRDKFDSGCGWPSFSKPINDDLIKEIPDYSYGMSRTEVRSKTGDAHLGHVFNDGPAEKGGLRYCINSAALEFIPKSQMEERGYGYLLSIFEN; from the coding sequence TTGGATAATAAAAAAGTAAAGGTGATATATCTTGCAGGAGGGTGTTTTTGGGGAACCGAAAAGTATCTTTCTCAGATATACGGAGTCCTGGAAACTGAAGTTGGCTATGCCAATGGCAATACAGAAAATCCTACTTACGAGGATGTTTGCCATAAAAACACCGGACATGCAGAAACAGTAAAGGTGCTGTATGACCCTGAGAAAATCAGCCTTGAATTTTTATTGCAGCTTTTCTATGATTCCATTGATCCAACATCAATAAATCATCAGGGAGGAGACTGGGGGACTCAATACCGTACCGGAATCTATTATGTAGATGAAGAAGATAGGGAAATCATTCAAAAGTCAATTGATGAGTTGCAGAAAAAGTATAAAAAGAAAATAGCCATACAGGTGCAGCCTCTGGAAAACTATTATCCTGCTGAGGAATATCATCAGAAATATCTGGATAAAAATCCAAGTGGTTATTGCCATATTAGCCGTGATAAATTCGAGAAAGCCAGACAGGCAAGGGAGATACCGGTGAAGTATGAACCTCTTTCCAAAGATGCTCTAAAAAACAAGCTCAGTGAGCTTCAATATAATGTAACACAGAACGCTGCTACTGAGCCGCCTTTTGAAAATGAGTATTACGATAATTTTGAAGAAGGCATATATGTAGACATCACAACCGGAGAACCGCTTTTCAGTTCCCGGGACAAATTTGATTCCGGATGCGGATGGCCAAGTTTTTCAAAACCAATAAATGATGATTTAATCAAGGAAATACCGGATTATTCCTATGGTATGAGCAGGACTGAGGTGAGAAGCAAAACGGGTGATGCCCATCTGGGGCATGTTTTTAACGATGGTCCTGCAGAAAAGGGGGGTTTAAGATATTGCATCAACAGCGCAGCCTTGGAATTCATACCTAAAAGCCAAATGGAGGAAAGAGGATATGGATATCTGCTCTCTATTTTCGAAAACTAG
- a CDS encoding macrolide family glycosyltransferase produces MNILFVNANLNGHINPTLGLVKKLTEKGNQVSYFCSESFSEQVTKMGAKWIGFSNKLDLFLKEYRPTDRHPFFMLMEYMLLYDEAVLPEILEIIKEDQYDMIICDSYFGGACFLKQIVKVPVVCSHSSFAMSKTPVPERMLVPGFHPQLDHCYQILKRICESYNIEEPSLEQVFTSKGDLNIVYTTQDFNGDDGVYEPDYLFAGPSIERIQEADDLDLSVVGERKLIYISLGSLNTAFLDFYKTCISAFRNTDYYVCMSIGKKCEVSQLGEIPQNFLVKNFLPQLEILKRADVFITHAGFNSVNEALYFGVPMLALPQVNDQHMVAKRLVSMELGMSESIKELSPETLRSKTEALIMDKKIKENCMKISREMRNLTESEQTVWKLEKFVDTWKERK; encoded by the coding sequence ATGAACATTTTGTTTGTAAATGCAAATTTGAATGGGCATATTAACCCTACGCTTGGATTGGTTAAGAAACTTACAGAGAAAGGAAACCAGGTCAGCTATTTTTGTTCTGAATCATTTTCGGAACAGGTAACAAAGATGGGGGCAAAATGGATTGGATTTAGTAACAAGTTGGATCTTTTTTTGAAAGAATACCGACCAACAGACAGACATCCTTTTTTTATGCTGATGGAATACATGCTTTTATATGATGAAGCAGTGCTGCCAGAGATATTAGAAATTATTAAAGAAGATCAGTATGATATGATTATTTGTGATTCTTATTTCGGAGGAGCATGTTTTTTAAAACAGATTGTTAAAGTTCCGGTTGTGTGTTCCCACTCCTCATTTGCGATGAGTAAAACACCAGTGCCGGAACGGATGCTTGTGCCAGGATTCCATCCTCAATTGGATCATTGCTATCAGATATTAAAACGAATTTGTGAAAGCTATAATATTGAGGAACCTTCATTAGAACAGGTTTTTACAAGTAAAGGAGATTTGAATATCGTATACACCACTCAAGATTTTAACGGAGATGATGGGGTATATGAGCCGGACTATTTATTTGCCGGTCCGTCCATCGAACGGATACAGGAAGCAGACGATTTGGATCTTTCCGTGGTAGGAGAAAGAAAGCTTATATACATATCGCTTGGAAGTTTGAATACAGCTTTTTTGGATTTCTATAAAACATGTATCTCGGCATTTCGTAATACGGATTATTATGTATGCATGTCCATCGGAAAGAAATGTGAAGTCTCACAATTAGGGGAAATTCCACAGAATTTCCTGGTAAAGAATTTTCTTCCGCAGCTGGAGATTTTAAAGCGGGCTGATGTATTTATTACTCATGCAGGTTTTAACAGCGTGAACGAAGCTCTATACTTTGGAGTTCCCATGCTTGCATTACCTCAGGTCAACGACCAGCATATGGTGGCCAAGCGTCTTGTTTCTATGGAACTGGGAATGTCAGAAAGCATAAAGGAATTGTCACCAGAAACATTGAGATCCAAGACAGAAGCGCTAATAATGGATAAAAAAATCAAGGAAAACTGCATGAAAATTTCTCGGGAAATGAGGAATTTAACTGAGTCTGAACAGACAGTATGGAAACTCGAAAAATTTGTTGATACTTGGAAAGAGAGGAAATAG
- a CDS encoding PadR family transcriptional regulator: MALKNKSIYAILGILNLSPSSGYDIKKYSDKVLSGFWNENFGHIYPTLKMMLEDGMIEVVSREKNEKKIKYGITEKGKQELEAWLLEETTPQPMRSEFLLKLLFSSSQPREKVIHMLENYKKLHEKNLDKYLGMLKDLEQGNQDISKERVCFVKAVLRRGIISNEAVIRWCDETIEELQRS, translated from the coding sequence ATGGCATTGAAGAATAAATCCATATATGCTATTTTGGGTATTCTGAATCTGTCACCAAGCAGCGGCTATGACATAAAAAAGTACAGTGACAAGGTACTCTCTGGGTTTTGGAATGAAAATTTCGGACATATTTATCCAACATTGAAAATGATGCTGGAGGATGGGATGATTGAAGTCGTTTCCAGAGAAAAAAACGAAAAGAAAATAAAGTATGGAATAACTGAAAAGGGAAAGCAGGAGCTTGAGGCATGGCTTTTAGAAGAGACTACTCCGCAGCCGATGCGTTCTGAATTTTTGCTAAAATTATTGTTTTCAAGCAGCCAGCCGAGGGAGAAAGTTATCCATATGCTGGAGAATTATAAAAAACTCCATGAAAAGAATTTAGATAAGTATCTTGGAATGCTAAAGGATCTAGAACAGGGTAACCAGGACATATCGAAGGAGCGAGTCTGTTTTGTCAAAGCGGTTCTTAGAAGGGGTATCATATCCAATGAAGCTGTTATCCGTTGGTGTGATGAAACAATAGAAGAATTACAGCGCTCCTGA
- a CDS encoding DUF2871 domain-containing protein encodes MKRIAKLSFFYSMLGLFLGAFYREFTKINGFTGKTVLSGLHPHVLVLGAFFFLIVLLLEKSFELTKNKIFNKFFITYNIGLLLTVIMMAMRGCIEVLNLEISTMIDSSISGMAGLGHIIITIAYILFFLILINRINDADNK; translated from the coding sequence ATGAAGAGAATTGCAAAATTAAGCTTTTTTTATAGTATGTTGGGATTGTTTCTTGGAGCTTTTTATAGGGAATTTACAAAAATAAATGGCTTTACGGGAAAAACTGTCTTAAGCGGTCTACATCCTCATGTATTAGTTTTAGGGGCATTTTTCTTTTTAATTGTATTATTACTGGAAAAATCCTTTGAATTAACTAAGAATAAGATTTTCAATAAATTCTTTATAACTTACAATATCGGACTTTTATTAACAGTTATAATGATGGCTATGCGTGGATGTATAGAGGTATTAAACCTTGAAATATCAACTATGATAGATTCTTCAATTTCAGGTATGGCAGGTTTAGGTCATATTATTATAACAATAGCTTATATCTTATTCTTCCTGATATTGATTAACAGAATCAATGATGCTGATAATAAATAA
- the hisS gene encoding histidine--tRNA ligase — protein sequence MELLPPDQMLFNKMLDTIKSTYEKFGFIPLDTPVIEKSEILLAKSGGETEKQIYRFNKGDNDLSLRFDLTVPLARYVAQHYNDLTFPFRRYHIGKVYRGERPQKGRFREFYQCDIDIVGNEKLSVINDAEILSVIYSTFKALGFDDFTIRINNRKVLNGFFESLGIEDKAEVLRIVDKLEKIGVDKVREELAAAGVDGDKAERILEFISIKGNYAEVLNRLKEMQTDSSMFAEGLDELEKVCGYISSFGIPESNFALDLTIARGLDYYTGTIYETILNQYPGIGSVCSGGRYDNLAENYTDKKLPGVGISIGLTRLFYQLREAGLLGASKKATPTDLLVIPMQDTMNHALDIATKMRGAGIATEVYFNEGKMGKKFSYADKLGIPYVVVVGEDEVSSGKYKLKNMSSGEEVALSLDEVIARIKESL from the coding sequence ATGGAGCTTTTGCCTCCAGACCAGATGCTTTTCAATAAAATGCTGGACACGATAAAATCTACATATGAAAAATTCGGCTTTATACCACTGGATACACCGGTGATTGAAAAGTCGGAGATTTTACTTGCCAAAAGCGGTGGAGAGACAGAAAAGCAGATATACCGTTTCAACAAAGGGGACAATGACCTTTCCCTGAGGTTTGACCTGACTGTGCCCCTGGCCAGGTACGTCGCCCAGCATTATAACGACCTGACATTCCCCTTCCGCAGATATCACATAGGAAAGGTGTACAGGGGAGAGAGGCCGCAAAAAGGCCGTTTCAGGGAGTTCTACCAGTGCGACATAGATATTGTGGGCAATGAGAAGCTCAGCGTGATCAATGATGCGGAGATACTGAGCGTGATATATTCCACCTTTAAAGCTCTGGGCTTCGATGATTTCACCATAAGGATAAACAACAGGAAGGTGCTGAACGGTTTCTTTGAAAGCCTTGGGATTGAAGATAAGGCAGAAGTATTGAGAATAGTTGATAAGCTGGAAAAAATAGGCGTAGACAAGGTCAGGGAAGAATTGGCCGCTGCAGGCGTTGACGGGGATAAGGCCGAGAGAATCCTTGAGTTCATCAGCATTAAAGGAAATTACGCTGAAGTGCTAAACAGGCTTAAGGAGATGCAGACCGACAGCAGCATGTTTGCTGAAGGTTTGGATGAACTGGAAAAGGTCTGCGGATATATAAGCTCCTTTGGAATTCCTGAAAGCAATTTCGCCCTGGATCTTACAATAGCAAGAGGTCTGGACTACTATACCGGGACGATATATGAGACCATATTAAACCAGTATCCCGGCATAGGAAGCGTATGCTCCGGAGGACGTTATGACAACCTGGCTGAGAATTACACCGACAAAAAGCTGCCGGGGGTAGGTATATCCATTGGTCTGACAAGGCTATTCTACCAGTTGAGGGAGGCAGGACTGCTGGGTGCTTCCAAAAAGGCCACTCCTACGGATCTCCTTGTCATACCCATGCAGGATACTATGAACCATGCCCTGGACATCGCAACAAAAATGCGTGGAGCCGGCATAGCAACAGAGGTCTACTTTAATGAAGGAAAAATGGGCAAGAAATTCTCCTATGCGGATAAATTAGGCATACCTTATGTTGTAGTGGTAGGAGAGGATGAAGTAAGCAGCGGAAAGTACAAGCTGAAAAACATGAGCAGCGGTGAAGAAGTGGCTCTCAGCCTGGACGAAGTTATCGCCAGGATAAAGGAGTCGCTGTAA
- the aspS gene encoding aspartate--tRNA ligase has product MGESIYGMKRTHRCAELGLENVGETVTLMGWTQRRRDLGGLIFVWLRDRSGIIQVVFDSSSNKELFEKASGIRSEYVLAVVGEVAKRAPEAVNSKLKTGEIEVLAKELRILSTAETPPFSIEEDSDVNEVLKLKYRYLDLRRPDMQRNFILRHKVAKVARDYFDEKGFLEIETPMLTKSTPEGARDYLVPSRVHPGKFFALPQSPQLFKQLLMVSGFDRYIQIVKCFRDEDLRADRQPEFTQIDLEMSFVNVDDVIEVNEGFIKRLFKQVLGIELETPFLRMPYREAMDRFGSDKPDIRFGMELVNVSDIVKDCDFKVFTDAVANGGSVRAINAKGCGDKFSRKDIDKLVDFVKTYKAKGMAWITVGENDIKSSLTKFFTPEKMKALLERMEAEPGDLICLVADKNEIVYDALGQLRLELARKLDLLNKDEFKFLWVTEFPLYEYDEEEKRWVAKHHPFTSPMDEDIPLLDTDPGKVRAKAYDIVLNGVELGGGSIRIHDQDLQSKMFELLGFTKEQAWERFGFLLEAFKYGTPPHGGMAYGLDRLVMLMAGTSNIRDVIAFPKVQNSSCLMTNAPDFVDDRQLEELHIKTDIKG; this is encoded by the coding sequence ATGGGTGAATCGATATATGGTATGAAAAGGACACACCGGTGCGCGGAACTGGGATTGGAAAACGTGGGTGAAACTGTCACATTGATGGGATGGACGCAAAGAAGAAGGGATCTCGGAGGTTTGATATTTGTATGGCTGAGGGACAGGAGCGGAATCATACAGGTGGTATTCGACAGCTCTTCCAACAAGGAGCTGTTTGAAAAGGCTTCGGGCATAAGGAGCGAGTATGTCCTGGCGGTGGTTGGAGAAGTGGCCAAAAGGGCTCCTGAAGCTGTCAACAGCAAGCTGAAAACCGGCGAGATAGAGGTTCTGGCGAAGGAACTGAGGATACTGAGCACTGCAGAAACACCACCCTTTAGCATCGAAGAGGATTCCGACGTCAATGAGGTGCTTAAGTTGAAATACAGGTACCTGGATCTGAGAAGGCCGGATATGCAGAGAAACTTTATATTAAGGCACAAAGTGGCTAAGGTTGCCAGGGATTATTTTGACGAGAAAGGCTTCCTGGAGATTGAAACTCCGATGCTCACCAAGAGCACTCCGGAAGGGGCGAGGGATTATCTGGTGCCCAGCAGGGTGCACCCCGGCAAGTTTTTTGCCCTGCCCCAGTCACCCCAGTTATTTAAGCAGCTTTTGATGGTTTCCGGCTTTGACCGCTATATCCAGATAGTGAAATGTTTCAGAGATGAGGATTTGAGAGCCGACAGGCAGCCTGAATTCACCCAGATAGACCTGGAGATGTCCTTCGTAAATGTGGATGATGTCATAGAAGTAAATGAGGGATTCATAAAAAGGCTGTTTAAGCAGGTGCTGGGAATCGAACTGGAAACACCGTTTCTCAGGATGCCGTACAGGGAGGCAATGGACAGGTTTGGCTCGGATAAGCCCGATATAAGGTTCGGAATGGAGCTGGTCAATGTATCCGACATCGTAAAAGACTGCGATTTTAAGGTTTTCACCGATGCCGTGGCTAATGGTGGAAGCGTAAGGGCTATAAATGCAAAGGGCTGTGGCGATAAATTCAGCAGGAAGGATATCGATAAGCTGGTTGATTTCGTGAAGACGTACAAGGCTAAGGGTATGGCCTGGATTACGGTGGGAGAAAACGACATAAAATCATCGCTTACCAAGTTTTTTACCCCCGAAAAGATGAAGGCTTTATTGGAAAGGATGGAAGCAGAACCCGGCGACCTTATTTGCCTTGTTGCCGACAAAAATGAAATAGTTTATGATGCTTTGGGACAGTTGAGGCTGGAGCTGGCCAGAAAGCTCGACCTCTTGAACAAGGATGAATTCAAGTTCCTGTGGGTAACGGAGTTCCCCCTCTATGAATACGATGAGGAGGAAAAACGCTGGGTGGCAAAGCATCATCCTTTTACTTCCCCCATGGATGAGGATATCCCTTTGTTGGATACCGATCCCGGAAAAGTCAGAGCCAAGGCCTATGATATAGTGTTAAACGGCGTAGAGCTGGGAGGCGGAAGTATAAGGATACATGATCAGGATCTGCAGTCGAAGATGTTTGAGCTTTTGGGCTTTACCAAAGAGCAGGCCTGGGAAAGATTCGGGTTCCTCCTCGAAGCTTTTAAATATGGTACTCCTCCCCATGGTGGTATGGCTTACGGCCTTGACAGGCTTGTAATGCTCATGGCCGGCACGAGCAACATAAGGGATGTTATCGCTTTCCCGAAGGTACAGAATTCTTCGTGCCTTATGACCAATGCGCCGGATTTTGTTGATGACAGGCAGCTGGAGGAGCTTCACATAAAGACAGATATAAAAGGTTGA
- the lepB gene encoding signal peptidase I, which translates to MTGNALKKEILDWAIHILIALIIAFLIVNFVAQRTIVFNYSMEPTLKEGDNLLVEKISPRLKKFNYGDIVTIDAPETVGEERSPIIKRIIALENDTVEIKDGKVYVNGEAIKEPYIKGSYTQEQNPEYSKMTVPKGMVYVLGDNREALIVDSRTMGAIDMDKITGKAIFRFYPFSKFGSLK; encoded by the coding sequence ATGACCGGAAATGCTTTGAAGAAGGAAATTCTGGACTGGGCAATACATATATTGATCGCTCTGATAATAGCTTTTTTAATAGTTAATTTTGTGGCGCAGAGGACAATTGTGTTCAACTATTCCATGGAGCCTACCCTGAAAGAAGGGGACAATCTGCTGGTGGAAAAGATAAGTCCAAGGTTGAAAAAGTTCAATTATGGGGACATAGTGACAATTGACGCTCCGGAGACTGTGGGGGAGGAAAGGAGTCCTATTATAAAACGGATAATAGCTCTGGAAAATGACACTGTAGAAATAAAAGACGGCAAAGTATATGTGAACGGGGAAGCCATAAAGGAGCCTTACATTAAGGGCAGTTATACGCAGGAGCAAAACCCTGAATATAGCAAGATGACCGTGCCGAAAGGAATGGTGTATGTTCTTGGGGATAACCGGGAGGCCTTAATCGTTGACAGCAGGACCATGGGCGCCATCGATATGGATAAAATCACCGGGAAGGCCATATTTAGATTTTATCCCTTCAGCAAGTTTGGCAGCCTGAAATAA